From a region of the Deinococcus terrestris genome:
- a CDS encoding ROK family transcriptional regulator, whose amino-acid sequence MPSSFHPSIPLDLAAIRARHTLLLVGRLWEGDRARVDLARELGLSRSAISSIVAELIEAGLVEEAGQRGGGQVGRRATLLALRAGAAGLLAVDLGASHLRVELLDLRCEPLAGREVAHDVLAGPGATYTRLADLAAEVLREAGMPRERVAGVGAGVPGPVDHATGRVVAPPNMPGWDGEDVRAGLERALGLPAWVDNDANLGALAETRFGQHRGARDLIYVKVATGIGAGVLLGGRLHRGVRGGAGEIGHISINEQGPIGRSGNPGSLESYAAARVLLDTAEALRAAGAVTTLPRPLTLATLIAGAGSDPLAREVWTGAGHHLGVAISTALNLFNPAAVVLGGRLSQAGDVLLQAVRESALRRTMPVNADPTCIDLGTLGDRTGVLGAGAMLLDQLLTPAGLRHLYRVAAWGRGPPAAPLLPSPLAFSAPGGFP is encoded by the coding sequence GTGCCGTCATCGTTTCATCCCTCCATTCCCCTTGATCTGGCGGCCATCCGGGCACGGCACACCCTGCTGCTGGTCGGGCGGCTGTGGGAGGGCGACCGGGCGCGGGTGGACCTCGCGCGGGAGCTGGGGCTGTCGCGCAGCGCGATCAGCTCCATCGTGGCGGAGCTGATTGAGGCGGGGCTGGTGGAGGAGGCTGGGCAGCGCGGAGGCGGACAGGTCGGCCGCCGGGCCACCCTGCTCGCGCTGCGGGCGGGGGCGGCGGGGCTGCTCGCGGTGGACCTGGGCGCGAGTCACCTGCGGGTGGAACTGCTGGACCTGCGCTGCGAGCCGCTGGCGGGCCGTGAGGTCGCCCACGACGTGCTCGCCGGACCGGGGGCGACCTATACGCGGCTGGCCGACCTCGCCGCCGAGGTGCTGCGCGAGGCCGGGATGCCGCGCGAGCGGGTGGCCGGGGTCGGGGCGGGGGTACCGGGGCCAGTGGACCACGCGACAGGCCGGGTGGTGGCCCCCCCCAACATGCCCGGCTGGGACGGCGAGGACGTTCGCGCTGGGCTGGAGCGGGCGCTGGGGCTGCCCGCCTGGGTGGACAACGACGCCAACCTCGGTGCGCTGGCCGAGACGCGCTTCGGGCAACACCGGGGAGCGCGGGACCTGATCTACGTCAAGGTGGCGACCGGCATCGGGGCCGGGGTGCTGCTGGGCGGGCGGCTGCACCGGGGGGTGCGGGGCGGCGCGGGCGAGATCGGTCACATCAGCATCAACGAGCAGGGGCCTATTGGCCGCAGCGGGAATCCCGGCAGCCTGGAAAGCTACGCGGCGGCGCGGGTGCTGCTGGACACCGCCGAGGCCCTCCGGGCGGCAGGGGCCGTGACCACCCTGCCCCGGCCCCTCACCCTGGCGACCCTGATCGCGGGGGCGGGCAGCGACCCCCTCGCTCGCGAGGTCTGGACCGGGGCCGGGCACCACCTCGGGGTGGCGATCAGCACGGCGCTGAACCTCTTCAACCCGGCGGCGGTCGTGCTGGGTGGGCGGCTCTCGCAGGCGGGCGACGTGCTGCTGCAGGCCGTGCGCGAGAGTGCCCTGCGCCGCACCATGCCCGTCAACGCCGACCCCACCTGCATTGACCTGGGCACCCTGGGCGACCGCACCGGGGTGCTGGGGGCCGGGGCGATGCTGCTCGACCAGCTCCTGACCCCGGCGGGACTGCGGCACCTCTACCGGGTCGCCGCGTGGGGCCGGGGACCGCCCGCCGCGCCGCTGCTGCCCTCGCCCCTTGCATTCTCTGCCCCTGGAGGCTTCCCATGA
- the lysS gene encoding lysine--tRNA ligase — protein sequence MSDPAPTPDPRQGLHEQTLSRLNNLQALQEAGFEAHPYSYPRTHHTRDVLGAHPAEPLEPGQEWPEETYALAGRVTLLRHMGKAAFADLQDEFGRLQLHFSRSDTETFEGVKKLDLGDIIGVRGFPFVTKTGQLTLRVTSWQPLVKSLHPLPSKFHGLQDEELRARRRYLDLMVTEGAREKFQARSRIIRYLRNELDTRGFMEVEGPTLQVTAGGAEARPFMTHHNALSHDFKLRISLELYLKRLLVGGFEKVYEIGRVYRNEGIDRTHNPEFTMLELYWAYVDYSAIAGLVEELLSGLAQELHGDYRFEYGGKTLDFTPPFARVDYVGALREHVPGLDFDPLDLDRLREFSDARFPQWKAVPAYKLLDKLFGEFVEPLLTNPTFVMDHPAVISPLAKEHRTRPGLTERFEVFCSGFELANAFSELNDAFDQRARFEAQSARRAAGDDEAHAQDEDFLLALEYGMPPAGGLGIGIDRLAMLLTDSDSIRDVLLFPLLRPEGTGGAKVDGEDAASPG from the coding sequence ATGTCGGACCCCGCCCCCACCCCGGACCCCCGCCAGGGCCTGCACGAACAGACCCTCAGCCGCCTGAACAACCTCCAGGCCCTGCAAGAGGCGGGCTTCGAGGCCCATCCCTACAGCTACCCGCGCACCCACCACACCCGCGACGTGCTCGGGGCGCACCCTGCTGAGCCGCTGGAGCCGGGGCAGGAGTGGCCGGAGGAGACGTACGCCCTGGCAGGCCGCGTGACCCTGCTGCGGCACATGGGCAAGGCGGCCTTCGCGGACCTGCAAGACGAGTTCGGCCGCCTGCAACTGCACTTTTCCCGCTCGGACACCGAGACCTTCGAGGGGGTCAAGAAGCTCGATCTCGGGGACATCATCGGCGTGCGCGGTTTTCCCTTTGTCACGAAGACCGGGCAGCTCACCCTGCGCGTGACCTCCTGGCAACCCCTGGTCAAGAGCCTGCACCCCCTGCCCAGCAAATTCCACGGCCTGCAAGACGAGGAACTGCGGGCGCGGCGCCGTTACCTCGACCTGATGGTGACCGAGGGAGCGCGGGAGAAGTTCCAGGCCCGCAGCCGCATCATCCGCTACCTCCGCAACGAGTTGGACACGCGGGGGTTCATGGAGGTGGAAGGCCCGACCCTCCAGGTCACGGCGGGCGGCGCGGAGGCCCGGCCCTTCATGACGCACCACAACGCGCTCTCGCACGACTTCAAGCTGCGCATCAGCCTGGAGCTGTACCTCAAGCGGCTGCTCGTCGGCGGTTTCGAGAAGGTGTACGAGATCGGGCGCGTGTACCGCAACGAGGGCATCGACCGCACCCACAACCCTGAGTTCACCATGCTGGAGCTGTACTGGGCCTACGTGGACTACTCGGCCATCGCCGGGCTAGTCGAGGAGCTGCTCAGCGGGCTGGCGCAGGAACTGCATGGGGACTACCGCTTCGAGTACGGGGGCAAGACGCTGGACTTCACGCCGCCCTTTGCGCGGGTGGACTACGTGGGGGCGCTGCGCGAGCACGTGCCGGGGCTGGACTTCGATCCGCTGGACCTGGACCGCCTGCGCGAGTTCAGCGACGCCCGCTTCCCGCAGTGGAAGGCCGTGCCCGCCTATAAGCTGCTGGACAAGCTGTTCGGGGAGTTCGTGGAGCCGCTTCTGACCAACCCGACCTTCGTCATGGACCACCCGGCGGTGATCAGCCCGCTCGCCAAGGAGCACCGCACCCGCCCCGGCCTGACCGAACGTTTCGAGGTCTTCTGCTCCGGCTTCGAGCTGGCGAACGCCTTTTCCGAGCTGAACGACGCCTTCGACCAGCGTGCCCGTTTCGAGGCCCAGTCGGCCCGCCGCGCCGCCGGGGACGACGAGGCCCACGCCCAGGACGAGGATTTCCTGCTCGCGTTGGAGTACGGCATGCCGCCTGCCGGGGGCCTGGGGATCGGCATTGACCGCCTCGCCATGCTGCTCACCGATTCGGACTCCATCCGGGACGTGCTGCTGTTTCCGCTGCTGCGGCCCGAGGGCACCGGGGGAGCGAAGGTGGACGGGGAGGACGCGGCCTCGCCAGGTTGA
- a CDS encoding MFS transporter — MSAVPAPPRLTASLLAPGAVAFLTLGVLQAMYGAAFPLFQERYGVGAGVVGWVASAHFLGSASAPPLVGLALGRVSVRAMTVAGALVLALGVLGVAVAPTWPLVVAAALVGGLGLGAVSAAVNAAYASIGTRAANLVNAVFGVGSILAPLLVLWLGGASLAWPFVVVAGLSLLTILATRIWGVPGLRPPAAGTQAARPGPLLVLFALVLGLYVGLEVGFGAWLARHLGSVGFAAPALILSGYWGGLTLGRVLTGLVGGRIAPAKLVLASAALATLAALAATIPALAPAAYVLAGLSLGPVFGTTLAWTASRLPARQVPYLLVAGSAGGVLAPAGLGALVAAFGAEAVPLALAALGLGLTGVVALTARVSARSRPA; from the coding sequence ATGAGCGCCGTGCCCGCCCCACCCCGCCTGACCGCCTCCCTGCTCGCGCCGGGGGCGGTCGCCTTTCTGACCCTCGGCGTCTTGCAGGCGATGTATGGAGCCGCCTTTCCCCTCTTTCAGGAGCGCTACGGGGTCGGGGCGGGCGTGGTGGGTTGGGTGGCGAGCGCCCACTTCCTGGGGTCGGCGTCGGCGCCGCCGCTGGTCGGGCTGGCGCTGGGGCGCGTCAGCGTGCGGGCGATGACCGTGGCCGGGGCGCTGGTCCTGGCGCTGGGGGTGCTGGGGGTGGCGGTGGCCCCCACCTGGCCGCTGGTGGTCGCGGCCGCGCTGGTGGGTGGCCTGGGGCTGGGCGCGGTCAGTGCCGCCGTCAACGCCGCCTACGCGAGTATCGGCACCCGCGCGGCGAACCTCGTCAACGCGGTCTTCGGGGTGGGAAGCATCCTCGCGCCGCTGCTGGTGCTGTGGCTGGGCGGCGCGTCGCTGGCGTGGCCCTTCGTGGTGGTGGCGGGCCTGAGCCTGCTGACCATCCTGGCCACCCGCATCTGGGGCGTGCCGGGGCTGCGGCCCCCCGCCGCCGGGACCCAGGCCGCCCGGCCGGGGCCGCTGCTGGTCCTGTTCGCGCTGGTGCTGGGACTGTACGTGGGGCTCGAGGTGGGCTTCGGGGCGTGGCTGGCGCGGCACCTGGGCAGCGTGGGCTTCGCGGCCCCCGCACTCATCCTCAGCGGGTACTGGGGCGGGCTGACGCTGGGGCGGGTGCTGACCGGGCTGGTCGGGGGACGGATCGCTCCGGCGAAGCTGGTGCTGGCCTCCGCCGCGCTGGCGACCCTGGCGGCGTTGGCGGCGACCATTCCAGCCCTGGCCCCCGCCGCCTACGTGCTCGCGGGCCTGAGCCTGGGGCCAGTGTTCGGCACGACGCTGGCGTGGACGGCCTCGCGCCTGCCTGCCCGGCAGGTCCCTTACCTGCTGGTGGCGGGGTCGGCGGGCGGGGTGCTGGCCCCGGCGGGACTGGGTGCCCTCGTCGCCGCCTTCGGCGCGGAGGCCGTGCCGCTCGCGCTCGCCGCGCTGGGGCTGGGGCTCACCGGGGTGGTGGCCCTCACGGCGCGGGTCTCGGCGCGGTCCCGGCCCGCCTGA
- a CDS encoding GreA/GreB family elongation factor — protein sequence MVQAPRQVKLTREGFERLQRTLAQEQARLAEATRILQEQMETSADTEDTGLEDAKREKMGIEARIEELEETLARASIIEDHENDGRVELGAVVTLANEATKKDMRVQVVSAPEATVLGGGLPRISEDSPVGKELMGRKKGEAFVVNLDNGKQVKYRVQNIEY from the coding sequence GTGGTTCAGGCACCCCGGCAGGTCAAACTCACCCGCGAAGGCTTTGAACGCCTTCAGCGCACCCTCGCCCAGGAACAGGCCCGGCTCGCCGAGGCCACCCGCATCCTGCAAGAACAGATGGAAACCAGCGCCGACACCGAGGACACCGGCCTCGAGGACGCCAAGCGCGAGAAGATGGGCATCGAGGCCCGCATCGAGGAACTCGAAGAGACCCTCGCCCGCGCGTCGATTATCGAGGACCATGAGAACGACGGCCGCGTCGAACTCGGCGCTGTCGTGACCCTCGCCAACGAGGCGACCAAAAAGGACATGCGCGTGCAGGTCGTCAGCGCCCCCGAGGCGACCGTGCTGGGAGGCGGCCTGCCCCGCATCTCGGAAGACAGCCCGGTCGGCAAGGAACTGATGGGCCGCAAGAAGGGCGAGGCCTTCGTGGTCAACCTCGACAACGGCAAGCAGGTCAAGTACCGGGTGCAGAACATCGAGTACTGA